In Rhodobacter xanthinilyticus, a single window of DNA contains:
- the dctP gene encoding TRAP transporter substrate-binding protein DctP yields MQTKTLKTGVFTLALIGAGAVAQAETSWQMTTTWPNSLELIEMDKHFVDLANKLTAGELKIEFFEGGSLVPAGEVFGAVESGTIQAGGDWPGYWAGRDPAFSPLATTASLFNAVDYVNWIQQWGGKELYNEVYGKFGMVYLPYAVTNNESGFHTKEPIRTIADLQGKRLRLSGLEQGRLLNQLGGSQVSMAGGEIYQSLERGVIDGAEFSTPNVDWSGGFQQVTKYWATPGWHQSASIFGVMINKQAWEALSPETREKLEIAAEANLMWSLSFTERRANDAYKQFKEVNEITRMDDAALEQIQTMANAVIEEAACESPSSAKIYLSQLEYLQDYSNWRAASAPFNLGRNPNGPDIEKIRACASK; encoded by the coding sequence ATGCAAACCAAGACCCTGAAAACCGGTGTGTTCACCTTGGCGCTGATCGGCGCGGGCGCGGTTGCCCAGGCCGAGACGAGCTGGCAGATGACCACCACCTGGCCCAATTCGCTCGAGCTGATCGAGATGGACAAGCATTTCGTCGATCTGGCGAACAAGCTGACCGCGGGCGAGCTGAAGATCGAGTTCTTCGAGGGCGGGAGCCTCGTGCCGGCGGGCGAAGTCTTCGGCGCGGTCGAGAGCGGCACGATCCAGGCCGGCGGCGACTGGCCGGGCTATTGGGCGGGCCGCGACCCGGCGTTCTCGCCGCTGGCCACCACCGCGAGCCTGTTCAACGCGGTCGATTATGTGAACTGGATCCAGCAATGGGGCGGCAAGGAGCTCTATAACGAGGTCTATGGCAAGTTCGGCATGGTCTATCTGCCCTATGCGGTGACCAACAACGAATCGGGCTTCCACACCAAGGAGCCGATCCGCACGATCGCCGATCTGCAGGGCAAGCGGCTGCGTCTGTCGGGGCTCGAGCAGGGGCGGCTGCTCAACCAGCTCGGCGGCTCGCAGGTGTCGATGGCGGGCGGCGAGATCTATCAATCGCTCGAGCGCGGGGTGATCGACGGGGCGGAATTCTCGACGCCCAACGTCGACTGGTCGGGCGGCTTCCAGCAGGTCACGAAATACTGGGCGACGCCGGGCTGGCACCAATCGGCCTCGATCTTCGGGGTGATGATCAACAAGCAGGCCTGGGAGGCGCTCAGCCCCGAGACCCGCGAGAAGCTCGAAATCGCGGCGGAGGCGAACCTGATGTGGTCGCTGTCCTTCACCGAGCGGCGCGCCAATGACGCCTACAAGCAGTTCAAGGAGGTCAACGAGATCACCCGCATGGATGACGCGGCGCTGGAGCAGATCCAGACGATGGCGAATGCGGTGATCGAGGAGGCGGCTTGCGAGAGCCCGAGCTCGGCCAAGATCTATCTGAGCCAGCTCGAATATCTGCAAGATTACTCGAACTGGCGCGCGGCTTCGGCGCCGTTCAACCTCGGCCGCAACCCCAATGGCCCGGATATCGAGAAGATCCGCGCCTGCGCGAGCAAGTAA
- the copM gene encoding CopM family metallochaperone produces the protein MSRITRARRIAMLSPIAFAIAFGAYAQESHMGHSMAEAQATAEAAPSTTAFINANAKMHEAMAVPYTGDADVDFVRAMIPHHEGAIEMAKVVRDYGDDPEVRKLADEIIAAQQEEIDWMVDWLEKHGQP, from the coding sequence ATGAGCAGAATCACCCGCGCCCGCCGCATCGCCATGCTCAGCCCGATCGCCTTCGCGATCGCTTTCGGGGCCTATGCCCAGGAGAGCCACATGGGCCATTCGATGGCCGAGGCCCAGGCCACCGCCGAGGCCGCCCCCTCGACGACCGCCTTTATCAACGCCAATGCCAAGATGCATGAGGCGATGGCCGTGCCCTATACCGGCGACGCCGACGTGGATTTCGTCCGCGCGATGATCCCCCACCACGAGGGCGCGATCGAGATGGCCAAGGTCGTGCGCGATTACGGCGACGACCCGGAGGTGCGCAAACTCGCCGACGAGATCATCGCCGCCCAACAAGAGGAGATCGACTGGATGGTCGACTGGCTCGAAAAACACGGCCAGCCGTAA
- a CDS encoding fasciclin domain-containing protein → MLRNLMLTTTATLMLAGAAFAEGQKSDIVDTAVSAGNFTTLVAAVQAAGLVDTLKGEGPFTVFAPTDEAFAKLPAGTVDTLLKPENKDQLVGILTYHVVPGAVKSTDLTEGLTAKTVQGAPVTFTLKDGAMVNDAKITAADIEASNGVIHVIDTVIMPPAN, encoded by the coding sequence ATGCTGCGTAACCTGATGCTGACGACCACCGCCACGCTGATGCTTGCCGGGGCTGCTTTTGCCGAGGGCCAGAAGAGTGACATCGTCGATACGGCCGTTTCGGCGGGCAATTTCACCACGCTGGTCGCGGCGGTGCAGGCGGCGGGGCTCGTCGATACGCTGAAGGGCGAGGGCCCGTTCACCGTCTTCGCGCCGACCGATGAGGCCTTCGCCAAGCTGCCCGCGGGCACCGTCGACACGCTGCTCAAGCCCGAGAACAAGGATCAGCTCGTCGGGATCCTGACCTATCACGTCGTCCCCGGCGCGGTGAAATCGACCGATCTGACCGAGGGCCTGACCGCCAAGACCGTGCAGGGCGCGCCGGTGACCTTCACCCTCAAGGACGGCGCGATGGTCAATGACGCCAAGATCACCGCGGCCGATATCGAGGCCTCGAACGGCGTGATCCATGTGATCGACACCGTGATCATGCCGCCCGCGAACTGA
- a CDS encoding SDR family NAD(P)-dependent oxidoreductase, with protein MRALVLGASGGIGAALAEALRAGGAEVIGLSRRDDGLDLTDETRVAQAAAGLAGEFDLIVNAIGALQIGAHGPEKSLSAVTAQAMAAQFALNATGVALALRYFSPLLARGRRSVFASLSARVGSIGDNRLGGWISYRAAKAAQNQILRTAAIEIARKRPEAIVVALHPGTVATDLSAPYAGRHPTITPQRSAQALLAVLARLTPAETGTFWDWKGERVEW; from the coding sequence ATGAGGGCGCTGGTGCTGGGGGCGAGCGGCGGGATCGGCGCGGCGCTGGCCGAGGCGCTGCGCGCGGGGGGCGCCGAGGTGATCGGCCTGTCGCGGCGCGACGACGGGCTCGATCTGACCGACGAGACGCGCGTGGCGCAGGCGGCTGCGGGGCTCGCGGGCGAGTTCGATCTGATCGTGAACGCCATCGGCGCGCTGCAGATCGGCGCGCATGGCCCGGAAAAATCGCTCAGCGCCGTCACCGCGCAGGCGATGGCCGCGCAATTTGCGCTCAATGCCACCGGGGTTGCGCTGGCGCTGCGGTATTTCTCGCCGCTTCTGGCACGCGGGCGGCGGTCGGTCTTTGCCTCGCTCTCGGCGCGGGTGGGCTCGATCGGCGATAACCGGCTCGGCGGCTGGATCAGCTATCGCGCCGCCAAGGCCGCGCAGAACCAGATCCTGCGCACCGCCGCGATCGAGATCGCGCGCAAGCGCCCCGAGGCGATCGTGGTGGCGCTGCATCCGGGCACCGTCGCGACTGATCTGAGCGCGCCCTATGCCGGGCGCCATCCGACGATCACGCCGCAGCGCTCGGCGCAGGCGCTGCTCGCGGTGCTGGCGCGCCTGACGCCGGCCGAGACCGGCACGTTCTGGGATTGGAAGGGGGAGCGGGTCGAATGGTGA
- a CDS encoding carboxymuconolactone decarboxylase family protein, with translation MIQWVLQQVLARAEARIGVRLDYARQIARTDLGLMLRYGKIFGFLDPNRKVPAAAYHVARLRGAISADCGTCVEAEINLAKAAGLSPEVIGAALRADHAGLGEDLAAVARLADAVVRDRVDAPEDRERVRRAFGEAGLIELSYAMTGAALLPGVKRAMGYATVCSLDTLRKLA, from the coding sequence ATGATTCAGTGGGTTTTGCAGCAGGTTCTCGCGCGGGCGGAGGCCCGCATCGGCGTCCGGCTTGATTATGCGCGCCAGATCGCCCGGACCGACCTCGGGCTGATGCTGCGCTACGGCAAGATCTTCGGCTTCCTCGACCCGAACCGGAAGGTGCCGGCGGCGGCCTATCATGTCGCGCGCCTGCGCGGGGCGATCAGCGCCGATTGCGGCACCTGCGTGGAGGCGGAGATCAATCTGGCCAAGGCCGCGGGCCTCTCGCCGGAGGTGATCGGCGCGGCGCTGCGCGCAGATCATGCGGGGCTGGGCGAGGATCTGGCGGCGGTGGCGCGGCTGGCGGATGCGGTCGTGCGCGACCGGGTCGACGCACCGGAAGACCGCGAGCGGGTGCGGCGTGCCTTTGGCGAGGCGGGGCTGATCGAGCTGAGCTATGCGATGACCGGCGCCGCGCTCTTGCCGGGGGTGAAGCGCGCGATGGGCTATGCCACGGTGTGCAGCCTCGACACGCTGCGCAAGCTGGCCTGA
- a CDS encoding protein-L-isoaspartate O-methyltransferase family protein: MQDFATRRTMMVDTQVRPNDVTKFPIIEAMLAVAREDFVPAARREAAYVGENISVAPGRVILEARNFSKMLDALDIQPTDLVLDIGCGLGYSAAVIARMAEAVVALEEGDLAAQAEAALAQAGCDNVAVVAGALVEGSAKHGPYDAIIIEGGVEEVPAALLAQLKEGGRIAALFMEGALGTVRIGRKIDGEVSWRYAFNATAPLLAGFAAAKGFVL; encoded by the coding sequence ATGCAAGATTTCGCCACGCGCCGCACCATGATGGTGGATACGCAGGTCCGCCCCAATGACGTGACGAAATTCCCGATCATCGAGGCGATGCTCGCCGTCGCGCGCGAGGATTTCGTGCCCGCCGCGCGCCGTGAGGCCGCCTATGTCGGCGAGAACATCTCCGTCGCGCCGGGCCGGGTGATCCTCGAGGCTCGCAACTTCTCGAAAATGCTCGATGCGCTCGACATTCAGCCGACCGATCTCGTGCTCGATATCGGCTGCGGGCTCGGCTATTCGGCGGCGGTGATCGCGCGGATGGCGGAAGCCGTGGTCGCGCTCGAAGAGGGCGATCTCGCCGCGCAGGCCGAGGCGGCGCTCGCGCAGGCGGGCTGCGACAATGTCGCGGTGGTGGCCGGCGCGCTCGTCGAGGGCTCGGCCAAGCACGGGCCCTATGATGCGATCATCATCGAGGGCGGCGTCGAAGAGGTGCCGGCGGCGCTGCTCGCGCAGCTCAAGGAGGGCGGCCGAATCGCGGCGCTGTTCATGGAGGGCGCGCTCGGCACCGTGCGCATCGGCCGCAAGATCGATGGCGAGGTGAGCTGGCGCTACGCGTTCAACGCGACCGCGCCGCTGCTGGCGGGCTTTGCTGCGGCAAAAGGTTTCGTGCTCTGA
- a CDS encoding pyridoxal-phosphate-dependent aminotransferase family protein — MSLAHGRPYLAIPGPSAMPDRVLRAMHRAAPNIYEGEIVEMTAQILADLRRVALSSGHVAIYISNGHGTWEAAIANLFSRGDKALVLATGRFGIGWAEHARAMGVEVEVVDFGLQTPADPGRLEAALRADTARKIKAVLVTHVDTATSIRNDIAAMRAAIDAAGHPALLAVDCVASIGCDEFRFDDWGVDVMVGASQKGLMVPPGLGFVWVSDKAVAACRGSDLATPYWNWNPRIFAEAYYLHFAGTAPTHHLFGLRESLAMILDEEGLENVWARHRALAGAVWAAFDAWGQGGDLGLNVADPAFRGSSVTAARIGGGGAARLRAWAEQKAGVTLGIGLGMAEPGTPQAGDFLRVAHMGHVNAHMTLGTLAVMEAGLKALGIPHGEGGLGAAAAAIARAAV; from the coding sequence ATGAGCCTCGCCCACGGCCGCCCCTACCTCGCCATCCCCGGCCCCTCGGCCATGCCCGACCGCGTATTGCGCGCCATGCACCGCGCTGCGCCCAATATCTATGAGGGCGAGATCGTCGAGATGACCGCACAGATCTTGGCCGATTTGCGCCGGGTGGCGCTCTCTTCGGGGCATGTCGCGATCTATATCTCGAACGGCCACGGCACCTGGGAGGCGGCGATCGCGAACCTCTTCTCGCGCGGCGACAAGGCGCTCGTGCTGGCGACGGGGCGGTTCGGGATCGGCTGGGCCGAGCACGCCCGCGCGATGGGGGTCGAGGTCGAGGTGGTGGATTTCGGGCTTCAGACGCCGGCCGACCCGGGCCGCCTCGAGGCCGCCTTGCGCGCCGATACCGCGCGCAAGATCAAGGCGGTGCTGGTCACCCATGTCGATACCGCGACCTCGATCCGCAACGATATCGCGGCGATGCGCGCGGCGATCGATGCGGCGGGGCACCCGGCGCTTCTGGCGGTGGATTGCGTGGCCTCGATCGGCTGCGATGAGTTCCGGTTCGACGACTGGGGCGTCGATGTGATGGTGGGGGCGAGCCAGAAGGGGCTGATGGTGCCGCCGGGGCTCGGGTTTGTCTGGGTCTCGGACAAGGCGGTCGCGGCCTGCCGGGGCTCGGATCTCGCGACGCCCTATTGGAACTGGAACCCGCGGATTTTTGCCGAGGCTTATTATCTGCATTTCGCGGGCACGGCGCCGACGCATCACCTTTTCGGGCTGCGCGAATCGCTGGCGATGATCCTCGATGAGGAGGGGCTCGAGAATGTCTGGGCGCGGCACCGGGCGCTCGCGGGCGCGGTCTGGGCGGCGTTCGATGCCTGGGGGCAGGGCGGCGATCTCGGGCTCAATGTCGCGGACCCGGCGTTCCGGGGCTCGTCGGTCACCGCGGCGCGGATCGGCGGCGGCGGGGCGGCGCGGTTGCGTGCCTGGGCCGAGCAGAAGGCGGGGGTCACGCTCGGGATCGGGCTGGGCATGGCCGAACCCGGCACCCCGCAGGCGGGCGATTTTCTGCGCGTGGCGCATATGGGCCATGTGAACGCGCATATGACGCTTGGCACGCTGGCGGTGATGGAGGCGGGGCTGAAGGCGCTCGGCATCCCGCATGGCGAGGGCGGGCTGGGCGCCGCCGCGGCCGCGATCGCGCGCGCGGCGGTCTGA
- a CDS encoding TolC family outer membrane protein, with translation MTRKTLKPLLLAVTAVVGLIAAPAVASAETLADALVSAYRNSHLLEKNRAVLRAADEDVATAVAALRPVLQWTADYGYTRLDTAPNLDRQSGSVSLAASMTLWDFGRNRLAVDIQKESVLATREALRSVEQDVLLSAISAYTSVKSTAEQVAINENSVRVIGEELKATQDRFDVGEVTKTDVSQAEAQLAAARATLAAARGNYQVAREAYKAAVGHYPQSLAALPKAPKLPKSLDEARSVALRNHPAIKQAQHSVSAYDLAVQAAAAQRLPKITGSMALKNDEGGYETQQATIGLSQTIYSGGALPSAHRQAIANAASARATLQQAGVELSDSVAQAWAQIDVYRAQIRAYAEQSQAAQIAYDGVKEEATLGARTTLDVLDAEQTLLDARASRIDAEAKLQVAYYQLLSAMGLLTVTDLKLGIPTYDPAAYYNAVKNAPYTSTRGKSLDRVMQAIGKN, from the coding sequence ATGACGCGCAAGACCCTGAAACCCCTTTTGCTCGCCGTAACGGCGGTTGTCGGGCTGATCGCCGCGCCGGCCGTCGCGAGCGCCGAAACGCTCGCCGACGCGCTGGTTTCGGCCTATCGCAATTCGCACCTGCTCGAGAAGAACCGCGCCGTGCTGCGCGCCGCCGATGAAGATGTGGCGACCGCGGTCGCGGCGCTGCGCCCGGTGCTGCAATGGACGGCCGATTATGGCTACACCCGGCTCGACACCGCACCGAACCTTGATCGGCAATCGGGCAGCGTGTCGCTCGCGGCGTCGATGACGCTGTGGGATTTCGGGCGCAACCGGCTCGCGGTCGATATCCAGAAGGAATCGGTGCTGGCCACCCGCGAGGCGCTGCGCTCGGTCGAGCAAGATGTGCTGCTCTCGGCGATCAGCGCCTATACCAGCGTGAAGAGCACCGCCGAGCAGGTCGCGATCAACGAGAATTCGGTGCGCGTGATCGGCGAGGAGCTGAAGGCGACGCAGGATCGGTTCGATGTGGGCGAGGTCACCAAGACCGACGTGTCGCAGGCCGAGGCGCAGCTCGCCGCGGCGCGGGCCACGCTCGCGGCGGCGCGCGGGAATTATCAGGTCGCGCGGGAGGCCTACAAGGCGGCCGTCGGCCATTACCCGCAATCGCTCGCCGCGCTGCCGAAGGCGCCGAAGCTGCCCAAATCGCTCGACGAGGCGCGCTCGGTCGCGCTGCGCAATCACCCCGCGATCAAGCAGGCGCAACATTCGGTCTCGGCCTATGATCTGGCGGTGCAGGCGGCGGCGGCGCAGCGGCTGCCGAAGATCACCGGCTCGATGGCGCTGAAGAATGACGAGGGCGGCTACGAGACCCAGCAGGCGACGATCGGGCTGAGCCAGACGATCTATTCGGGCGGGGCTCTGCCGTCGGCACATCGTCAGGCGATCGCGAATGCCGCGAGCGCGCGGGCGACGCTGCAACAGGCAGGCGTTGAGCTCTCGGACAGCGTGGCGCAGGCCTGGGCGCAGATCGATGTCTATCGCGCGCAGATCCGCGCCTATGCCGAGCAAAGCCAGGCCGCGCAGATCGCCTATGACGGCGTGAAGGAAGAGGCCACGCTCGGCGCGCGCACGACGCTTGATGTGCTCGATGCGGAGCAGACGCTGCTCGATGCGCGGGCCTCGCGGATCGATGCGGAGGCCAAGCTGCAGGTAGCCTATTATCAACTTCTGTCTGCTATGGGTCTTCTGACGGTGACCGATCTGAAGCTCGGCATCCCGACTTATGACCCGGCGGCCTATTACAACGCCGTCAAGAATGCGCCCTATACCTCCACCCGCGGCAAGAGCCTTGACCGCGTGATGCAGGCGATCGGCAAGAACTGA
- a CDS encoding ABC transporter ATP-binding protein has translation MWSGYLRPHWPKMALAALLMVIEGSTLGALSWMLEPLFDKVFVGGRADMIWLVGGAIFGLFVIRAVTSVASRTLLSAVALGTSTAMQVDLLRHMLTLDQRFFQENPPGALIERVQGDTQAVQGVWAIFITGAGRDAVALVSLFAVAISIDPIWTLAALIGAPLLILPSVAAQRYIRRKTGQMRTNEGLRATRLDEVFHGISAVKLNRMESYQSTRFARIVAEVRRAQIKMAASQSLIPALIDVITGFGFFAVLMLGGREIIAGERTVGEFMSFFTAMSLAFQPLRRLGGLAGSWQTAAASLERIYRLFDTRPSVQSPAAPRALPASTEIRLEDVRLSYDGTPVLRGLSFTAEAGKTTALVGPSGAGKSTVFNLLTRLIDPEAGRVTVGGVDVRELDLAELRGLFSTVAQEAALFDETIRENILLGREDASAQALERALEAAYVDEFTKALPAGIDTAAGPRGSALSGGQRQRVAIARAVLRNAPILLLDEATSALDTASEAKVSAALDRLAEGRTTLVIAHRLSTVRDADKIVVIAAGEVVEEGTHDELLARGGTYAGLCRMQLVE, from the coding sequence ATGTGGTCGGGCTACCTGCGCCCGCATTGGCCGAAAATGGCGCTCGCGGCGCTCCTGATGGTGATCGAGGGCTCGACGCTTGGCGCGCTGAGCTGGATGCTCGAGCCGCTCTTCGACAAGGTCTTCGTGGGCGGGCGGGCGGATATGATCTGGCTCGTCGGCGGCGCGATCTTCGGGCTCTTCGTGATCCGCGCGGTGACCTCGGTCGCCTCGCGCACGCTGCTCTCGGCCGTGGCGCTCGGCACCTCGACGGCGATGCAGGTGGACCTTTTGCGCCACATGCTCACCCTCGACCAACGCTTCTTCCAGGAAAACCCGCCCGGCGCGCTGATCGAGCGGGTGCAGGGCGACACGCAAGCCGTCCAGGGCGTCTGGGCGATCTTCATCACCGGCGCGGGCCGCGATGCGGTGGCGCTCGTCTCGCTCTTTGCCGTCGCGATCTCGATCGACCCGATCTGGACGCTCGCCGCGCTGATCGGCGCGCCGCTCCTGATCCTGCCCTCGGTCGCCGCGCAACGCTATATCCGCCGCAAGACCGGCCAGATGCGCACCAATGAGGGCCTGCGCGCGACCCGCCTCGACGAGGTCTTCCACGGCATCTCGGCGGTCAAACTGAACCGGATGGAGAGCTATCAGAGCACCCGTTTCGCCCGCATCGTCGCCGAGGTCCGCCGCGCGCAGATCAAGATGGCCGCCTCGCAATCGCTGATCCCCGCGCTGATCGATGTGATCACGGGCTTTGGCTTCTTCGCGGTGCTGATGCTCGGCGGGCGCGAGATCATCGCGGGCGAGCGCACGGTGGGCGAGTTCATGTCGTTCTTCACCGCGATGTCGCTGGCCTTCCAGCCGCTGCGCCGGCTCGGCGGCCTCGCCGGCAGCTGGCAGACCGCCGCCGCCAGCCTCGAGCGCATCTACCGCCTCTTCGACACCCGCCCCTCGGTGCAAAGCCCCGCCGCGCCCCGCGCCCTGCCCGCCTCGACCGAGATCCGCCTCGAAGATGTGCGCCTCTCCTATGACGGCACGCCGGTGCTGCGCGGCCTCAGCTTCACCGCCGAGGCCGGCAAGACCACCGCCCTCGTCGGCCCCTCCGGCGCGGGGAAAAGCACGGTTTTCAACCTGCTCACCCGGCTGATCGACCCGGAGGCCGGCCGCGTCACCGTGGGCGGCGTGGATGTGCGCGAGCTCGACCTCGCCGAGCTGCGCGGACTGTTCTCGACCGTCGCGCAGGAGGCCGCGCTCTTCGACGAGACGATCCGTGAGAATATCCTGCTCGGCCGCGAGGATGCCTCCGCACAGGCGCTCGAGCGCGCGCTCGAGGCCGCCTATGTCGATGAATTCACCAAGGCGCTGCCCGCCGGGATCGACACCGCCGCGGGGCCGCGCGGCTCGGCGCTCTCGGGCGGCCAACGCCAGCGCGTCGCGATCGCCCGCGCGGTGCTGCGCAACGCGCCGATCCTGCTCCTCGATGAGGCCACCTCGGCGCTCGACACGGCGTCGGAGGCGAAGGTCTCCGCAGCCCTTGACCGCCTCGCCGAGGGGCGCACCACGCTCGTCATCGCCCACCGCCTCTCGACCGTGCGCGACGCCGACAAGATCGTCGTGATCGCCGCGGGCGAGGTCGTCGAGGAGGGCACGCATGACGAGCTGCTCGCGCGCGGCGGCACCTATGCGGGCCTGTGCCGGATGCAGCTGGTCGAATAA
- the ygfZ gene encoding CAF17-like 4Fe-4S cluster assembly/insertion protein YgfZ yields the protein MMRKIYEITGKDREHFLQGLITNDARRLAEGPIYAALLTPQGKYLADFLLVPRGDSLLFDIDESLAEATVKRLAMYKLRADVTITPSDLQVARGTGPAPEGAVADPRHPALGWRLYGAETGDDGSDWDAIRVENLIPETGIELTPETYILEAGFERLHGVDFRKGCYVGQEVTARMKHKTELRKGLARLRIEGAAPVGSEITDAEGRAAGTLYTQAGGFALAHLRFDRAEGPLLAGTARLTRP from the coding sequence ATGATGCGCAAGATCTATGAAATCACCGGAAAGGACCGCGAACATTTCCTGCAAGGGCTGATCACCAATGACGCCCGCCGCCTCGCCGAGGGGCCGATTTACGCCGCCCTCCTGACGCCGCAGGGCAAATATCTCGCCGATTTCCTCCTCGTGCCGCGGGGCGACAGCCTGCTCTTCGACATCGACGAGAGCCTCGCCGAGGCCACGGTGAAACGCCTCGCCATGTACAAGCTGCGCGCCGATGTCACGATCACGCCGAGCGATCTCCAGGTGGCGCGCGGCACCGGCCCCGCCCCCGAAGGCGCCGTGGCCGACCCGCGCCACCCCGCGCTCGGCTGGCGCCTCTATGGGGCCGAGACGGGCGATGATGGCTCGGATTGGGACGCGATCCGGGTCGAGAACCTGATCCCCGAAACCGGCATCGAGCTAACCCCCGAGACCTATATCCTCGAGGCGGGCTTCGAGCGGCTGCACGGCGTCGATTTCCGCAAGGGCTGTTACGTCGGCCAGGAGGTCACCGCGCGGATGAAACACAAGACCGAGCTGCGCAAGGGCCTCGCGCGGCTGCGCATCGAGGGCGCGGCGCCGGTGGGCAGCGAGATCACCGACGCCGAGGGCCGCGCGGCGGGCACGCTCTACACCCAGGCCGGCGGCTTCGCGCTTGCGCATCTGCGGTTTGATCGCGCCGAGGGGCCGCTGCTGGCCGGCACTGCCCGCCTCACCCGCCCCTGA
- a CDS encoding DUF6280 family protein translates to MRDFVDGSAFNYEQGQRARKLFAAVVLAALDDAIADDKKYGNGPEQIARWARSRDGREVLSCAGIDPNERVVKGLMEFVSKGVRTSVALSREESERRMAAEEAEAA, encoded by the coding sequence ATGCGCGATTTCGTTGACGGCTCCGCATTCAATTACGAGCAAGGCCAACGCGCCCGCAAACTCTTTGCGGCCGTCGTTCTCGCCGCGCTCGATGATGCGATTGCCGATGACAAGAAATATGGCAACGGCCCCGAGCAGATCGCCCGCTGGGCGCGCTCGCGTGACGGGCGCGAGGTGCTGTCCTGCGCCGGGATCGACCCGAACGAGCGCGTTGTGAAGGGCCTGATGGAGTTCGTCTCCAAAGGCGTGCGCACCTCGGTCGCGCTGTCGCGCGAAGAGAGCGAACGTCGCATGGCGGCGGAAGAAGCCGAGGCGGCCTGA
- a CDS encoding pyridoxal phosphate-dependent aminotransferase, with protein sequence MTGPRFTALAQSLPATVPFVGPEAQERAAHRPFAARLGANENGFGPSPKAIAAMAAAAGEAWKYGDPENHDLRAALAAEHGCRPENIIVGEGIDGLLGYLVRLTVEPGDRVVTSEGAYPTFNFHVAGYGGTLVKVPYRGDHEDPEALLAKAAEVAPKLLYIANPDNPMGSHHPGAAMAEMVARVPEGTLLILDEAYVELAPAGTAAPVDPDDPRVIRMRTFSKAHGLAGARVGYAIGAAPLIAAFDKVRNHFGMSRISQAGALAALGDKTWAAYMHRLVAASRDSLAEIARANGLTALPSATNFVAIDCGADGAFARRVLTELTAAGIFVRMPGVAPLDRCIRVSCGPEAELAAFAAALPGALARARQG encoded by the coding sequence ATGACCGGACCTCGCTTCACCGCCCTCGCCCAGAGCCTGCCCGCCACCGTGCCCTTCGTCGGCCCGGAGGCCCAGGAACGCGCCGCCCACCGCCCCTTCGCCGCCCGCCTCGGCGCGAATGAAAACGGCTTCGGCCCCTCGCCGAAAGCCATCGCCGCGATGGCCGCCGCCGCAGGCGAGGCCTGGAAATACGGCGACCCGGAGAACCACGACCTGCGCGCCGCACTCGCCGCCGAACATGGCTGCCGGCCGGAAAACATCATCGTCGGCGAGGGGATCGACGGGCTTTTGGGCTATCTCGTGCGCCTGACCGTCGAACCGGGCGACCGGGTGGTGACCTCAGAGGGCGCCTATCCGACCTTCAATTTCCATGTCGCGGGCTATGGCGGCACGCTGGTGAAAGTGCCCTATCGCGGCGATCACGAAGACCCCGAGGCGCTGCTTGCCAAGGCCGCCGAGGTCGCCCCGAAGCTCCTCTATATCGCCAACCCCGACAACCCGATGGGCTCGCATCACCCCGGCGCCGCAATGGCCGAGATGGTCGCGCGGGTGCCCGAGGGCACGCTGTTGATCCTCGACGAAGCCTATGTCGAGCTCGCCCCGGCGGGCACGGCGGCGCCCGTCGACCCCGATGACCCGCGCGTGATCCGGATGCGGACGTTTTCCAAGGCCCATGGGCTCGCGGGCGCGCGGGTGGGCTATGCGATCGGCGCCGCGCCGCTGATCGCGGCCTTCGACAAGGTGCGCAACCATTTCGGCATGAGCCGGATCAGCCAGGCGGGCGCGCTCGCCGCGCTTGGCGACAAGACCTGGGCGGCCTATATGCACCGCCTCGTGGCGGCCTCGCGCGACAGCCTCGCCGAGATCGCGCGCGCGAACGGCCTCACGGCCCTGCCCTCGGCCACCAATTTCGTCGCGATCGATTGCGGGGCGGACGGCGCCTTCGCGCGCCGCGTGCTGACCGAGCTCACCGCCGCAGGCATCTTCGTGCGCATGCCGGGCGTGGCGCCGCTCGATCGCTGCATCCGCGTCTCCTGCGGCCCCGAGGCCGAGCTCGCCGCCTTTGCCGCCGCGCTGCCCGGCGCGCTCGCCCGCGCCCGCCAAGGCTGA
- a CDS encoding DUF2256 domain-containing protein: MVKARRKSDLPVKICAVCGRPFSWRRKWARDWEQVRYCSERCRGARGGAAKPRPDAGA; this comes from the coding sequence ATGGTGAAGGCGCGGCGCAAATCGGATCTGCCGGTGAAGATCTGCGCGGTCTGCGGGCGCCCCTTCAGCTGGCGGCGCAAATGGGCGCGCGACTGGGAGCAGGTGCGCTATTGCTCGGAGCGCTGCCGGGGCGCGCGTGGGGGGGCGGCAAAACCCCGCCCGGACGCGGGCGCCTAG